CCGGCCGCGGTAGGACTCGCCCTCGATCTGCAGGTCGTAGGCCATGCTCGTGAACCGGTCGATGGCGCTCTGCGCGCGGACCGGGTCGGCGAAGGTGGCCAGCCATTCGTCCGGGCCGCGATTCGAGGTGACGACCATGGAGCCGGCTCGGTGGCGCTCGATCATGATCTCGTAGATGTCGCGGCTCTCGGTCGCGTCCATGGCGTCGAGGGCGAAGTCGTCGATGATCAGCAGGTCGACGCCAAGGAGCTTGCGAAGTTCGACCTCGTAGGAGTTGTCGAGTCGGGAGTGCTTGAGGGTCTTCAGCATGCGATCGGCCCGGAGGGCCAGGACGGAGTGGCCGTGACGACAGGCGATGTGTCCGAGCGCGTGAGCGACGAAGGTCTTCCCGACACCGACGGGGCCGACGATGATGGCGTTGGCGTGGGCGTCGATGAAGCGCAGGGAGGCAAGCTCGTTGAGGAGTTCCCGGTCGTAGGTGACGCGGGCGGTTGGATCCCAGGCTTCGAGCTGCATGGCCGGGTCCAGGTGGGCCTTCTGCGCACGGACCTGGGTGGCGCGGCTGTCGCGGCGCGCCCCTTCGTCGGAGAGGATGAGCAGCAGGAAGTCCTGATGGGGCATCTTCTGCTGCCTGGCCAGGGCGAGGCGCTCGGGCAAGGTGTCGAGCAGGGGGCCGAGCCGGAGCCGGCGCAAGGCGACTTTGAGGTCAGGGGAGATCAGGTCGGTGGTCATGCTTCCGAGTTTCCTTTCTGTTCAGGGTTTCGGGGGAGTGCAAAGAGGCTTGCCGGCCTGAGGTAGCGGGCCAGCGGGATCACGCGGGCGGGAGGAGTCAGGTCGGGATGGGGCTGTCGGGCGTTGGCGATCATGCGTTCGAGACGCCGGACATCGAGCATGTCGAGGCGCAGCGCGATCTGGCAGTTCTCGTTGACGCGCGCGTCTCCGTACTTGCGGGTCAGGCCGAGCAGCGCGTAGGTGCGCCGCATGCGAGTCCAGGGAAGCGGGCAGTCGAGCAAGGCCCGCGCAAAGCGTCCCACCGCTTCCCCGTGCAGGTCGGCCTGGCTCTTGAGGAACTCGAGGTCACGCATCGCATAGGCCGCCTTCTCCTTCGGGTAGTCGCTCGGGTCGATCGACCTGCCGCCGGCACGCTGCCGGGGATGGGTCTTGACCAGGGCTCGGGCGTGGTAGAAGCGGACGAGGTTCCGGTCGGCTCGGGCGAGCAGCTTCTTGCCCTTCAGGTAGGTCGGGAGGCTGTAGAGCGCCTTGGCCACCTGGGCGAGCTGATCGCGGGCGACCACGGGATGGGCCCAGATCGGGATGTCGTAGGGTTCGACCGGCGCCGGCAGCAGAACAGGCTTCTCCTCGGCTGCGAAGTGTTCGCGTGGCATCCGGTGAGTCCGGGAGTGACGCCGCATGCCGTAGCCCTCAAGACACCAGCGGCGCGCGTGCGTTCTCGCCTGTTCGAGATCCTGGAGCTGCTCCCCGCCGAAGCAGTCCTCCCGGACCGTGCGCACGGCTCGTTCCACGCGGGCCTTGTCCGTGGCCTTGCGCACCCGGGCGGTGTCGACATGGAAGCCGCGAGCCTGGGCGTACTCCAGGAAGGTCGGGTTGAGTCGTGGATGGAGGGGATCGGCGTGGTCGACGATCGCCTTGGTGTTGTCGGGGATCAGAACCTTGAAGATCCCGCCGAAGAACTCCCAGGCCGCCTC
The genomic region above belongs to Candidatus Eisenbacteria bacterium and contains:
- a CDS encoding ATP-binding protein, which gives rise to MTTDLISPDLKVALRRLRLGPLLDTLPERLALARQQKMPHQDFLLLILSDEGARRDSRATQVRAQKAHLDPAMQLEAWDPTARVTYDRELLNELASLRFIDAHANAIIVGPVGVGKTFVAHALGHIACRHGHSVLALRADRMLKTLKHSRLDNSYEVELRKLLGVDLLIIDDFALDAMDATESRDIYEIMIERHRAGSMVVTSNRGPDEWLATFADPVRAQSAIDRFTSMAYDLQIEGESYRGRLKPGRPHTAGQKGGE
- a CDS encoding transposase, which encodes MPYREVTMLETKELLRLWLDGMAIKSIAARLGMDPKTVRRYVRAGEEHGLSAGQGAGVLTDEVVAAVMAVFRNVPGRPRGDAWALCGENRDFITKKLKDRVRLTKVRKLLNRRGVLIPYGTLYRFAVRELGFGCGRTTVPVADCGPGEELQVDTGWMTLLEPDLFGKRRRFRAWIFTSVLSRHRFVWPCFSESTQTAIEACEAAWEFFGGIFKVLIPDNTKAIVDHADPLHPRLNPTFLEYAQARGFHVDTARVRKATDKARVERAVRTVREDCFGGEQLQDLEQARTHARRWCLEGYGMRRHSRTHRMPREHFAAEEKPVLLPAPVEPYDIPIWAHPVVARDQLAQVAKALYSLPTYLKGKKLLARADRNLVRFYHARALVKTHPRQRAGGRSIDPSDYPKEKAAYAMRDLEFLKSQADLHGEAVGRFARALLDCPLPWTRMRRTYALLGLTRKYGDARVNENCQIALRLDMLDVRRLERMIANARQPHPDLTPPARVIPLARYLRPASLFALPRNPEQKGNSEA